The following proteins come from a genomic window of Mus musculus strain 129S1/SvImJ chromosome 17 genomic scaffold, GRCm38.p6 alternate locus group 129S1/SvImJ 129S1/SVIMJ_MMCHR17_CTG2:
- the Znrd1 gene encoding DNA-directed RNA polymerase I subunit RPA12, which produces MELARPRSNFQSDLDFCPDCGSVLPLPGIQDTVICSRCGFSIDVRDCEGKVVKTSVVFNKLGATIPLSVDEGPELQGPVIDRRCPRCGHEGMAYHTRQMRSADEGQTVFYTCINCKFQEKEDS; this is translated from the exons ATGGAGCTGGCCCGCCCCCGCTCCAACTTTCAATCAGACTTGGATTTCTGCCCAGATTGTGGCTCAGTCCTGCCGCTGCCTGGAATTCAGGACACTGTCATATGTTCGCGTTGTGGCTTCTCCATCGATGTGCGAG ATTGTGAAGGGAAGGTTGTGAAGACCTCAGTAGTGTTCAACAAGCTGGGGGCTACCATACCTTTGTCTGTGGATGAGGGACCTGAATTACAGGGACCAGTG ATTGACAGGCGCTGCCCTCGATGTGGTCACGAGGGAATGGCATATCACACCAGACAGATGCGCTCAGCTGATGAAGGACAGACGGTCTTCTATACCTGTATCAACTGCAA
- the Znrd1as gene encoding putative uncharacterized protein ZNRD1-AS1 isoform 1 (isoform 1 is encoded by transcript variant 1): MTSTKLRLAWAKESRDPRISEGQQSPLEKKILSFGGVHTTAARHLITQKCHEESKALCKEQANSLDYWLAKAESYYNKRMVERMKKDTGDETKTKVQEEPPSPSPPPPPPPRRERQKQHYWVPEREKKQIERHIHRTSHAREFTDKPWRQPRLFSETTLPKIVLEEESIPQAQKRRQAHERELLQIKDHRERMIRGRELLQQRLKDRILRKSPSQIPLPEKRDQVKKQKKEFEKVVAYPLVQPSCTSRIKVDVLMEKSQDEEDLSTIIKPFGRRFLAVPPFLRTQIGKIKDL; encoded by the exons ATGACGTCGACTAAGTTAAG ATTGGCTTGGGCAAAAGAATCCAGAGACCCTAGGATTTCAGAAGGCCAGCAGTCTCCACTGGAGAAGAAGATCCTG AGTTTTGGTGGTGTGCATACAACAGCAGCAAGACACTTGATAACTCAGAAATGCCATGAGGAGAGCAAAGCACTCTGCAAGGAGCAAGCTAATTCTCTGGACTACTGGCTTGCAAAAGCAGAGTCGTATTATAATAAGAGAATGGTGGAGAGAATGAAAAAAGACACAGGTgatgaaacaaagacaaaagtgcAAGAGgaaccaccatcaccatcaccaccaccaccaccaccaccacgcagagagagacagaaacagcatTACTGGGTgcctgagagagagaagaagcaaaTAGAAAGGCACATTCATAGAACAAGCCATGCCAGAGAATTTACAGACAAACCCTGGAGACAGCCACGACTCTTCAGTGAAACAACACTACCCAAAATTGTGCTAGAGGAGGAAAGCATCCCACAAGCACAGAAAAGAAGGCAGGCACACGAGAGAGAACTGCTCCAAATTAAAGATCACCGGGAGCGCATGATTCGAGGGAGGGAACTTCTACAGCAAAGGctcaaagacagaatcttgagAAAAAGCCCGAGTCAGATCCCACTTCCTGAGAAGCGTGATCaagtgaagaaacagaaaaaagagtTTGAGAAGGTAGTTGCATACCCACTAGTCCAGCCATCCTGTACCAGTAGGATTAAAGTAGATGTTCTTATGGAAAAATCTCAGGATGAAGAGGACTTGAGCACAATTATAAAACCTTTTGGAAGGAGATTCTTAGCTGTACCACCCTTTTTGAGAACTCaaataggaaaaataaaggaTCTGTAA
- the Znrd1as gene encoding putative uncharacterized protein ZNRD1-AS1 isoform 3 (isoform 3 is encoded by transcript variant 4) produces MLYVLIEAQRAWLDKVQKDNELDKRETRIISEDKKGFETEQSGLGVLRPSLTKEPISVFCPCQINDSEWFALSPQERLAWAKESRDPRISEGQQSPLEKKILSFGGVHTTAARHLITQKCHEESKALCKEQANSLDYWLAKAESYYNKRMVERMKKDTGDETKTKVQEEPPSPSPPPPPPPRRERQKQHYWVPEREKKQIERHIHRTSHAREFTDKPWRQPRLFSETTLPKIVLEEESIPQAQKRRQAHERELLQIKDHRERMIRGRELLQQRLKDRILRKSPSQIPLPEKRDQVKKQKKEFEKVVAYPLVQPSCTSRIKVDVLMEKSQDEEDLSTIIKPFGRRFLAVPPFLRTQIGKIKDL; encoded by the exons ATGCTGTATGTGCTGATAGAAGCACAGAGGGCCTGGCTGGACAAAGTGCAGAAAGACAATGAGCTGGACAAACGAGAGACTAGAATTATCTCAGAAGACAAAAAAGGCTTTGAAACTGAACAATCTGGTCTGGGTGTCCTTAGGCCATCCCTCACCAAAGAGCCTATTTCTGTCTTCTGTCCATGCCAAATAAATGATTCTGAGTGGTTTGCCTTGAGTCCACAGGAGAG ATTGGCTTGGGCAAAAGAATCCAGAGACCCTAGGATTTCAGAAGGCCAGCAGTCTCCACTGGAGAAGAAGATCCTG AGTTTTGGTGGTGTGCATACAACAGCAGCAAGACACTTGATAACTCAGAAATGCCATGAGGAGAGCAAAGCACTCTGCAAGGAGCAAGCTAATTCTCTGGACTACTGGCTTGCAAAAGCAGAGTCGTATTATAATAAGAGAATGGTGGAGAGAATGAAAAAAGACACAGGTgatgaaacaaagacaaaagtgcAAGAGgaaccaccatcaccatcaccaccaccaccaccaccaccacgcagagagagacagaaacagcatTACTGGGTgcctgagagagagaagaagcaaaTAGAAAGGCACATTCATAGAACAAGCCATGCCAGAGAATTTACAGACAAACCCTGGAGACAGCCACGACTCTTCAGTGAAACAACACTACCCAAAATTGTGCTAGAGGAGGAAAGCATCCCACAAGCACAGAAAAGAAGGCAGGCACACGAGAGAGAACTGCTCCAAATTAAAGATCACCGGGAGCGCATGATTCGAGGGAGGGAACTTCTACAGCAAAGGctcaaagacagaatcttgagAAAAAGCCCGAGTCAGATCCCACTTCCTGAGAAGCGTGATCaagtgaagaaacagaaaaaagagtTTGAGAAGGTAGTTGCATACCCACTAGTCCAGCCATCCTGTACCAGTAGGATTAAAGTAGATGTTCTTATGGAAAAATCTCAGGATGAAGAGGACTTGAGCACAATTATAAAACCTTTTGGAAGGAGATTCTTAGCTGTACCACCCTTTTTGAGAACTCaaataggaaaaataaaggaTCTGTAA
- the Znrd1as gene encoding putative uncharacterized protein ZNRD1-AS1 isoform 2 (isoform 2 is encoded by transcript variant 2), giving the protein MVERMKKDTGDETKTKVQEEPPSPSPPPPPPPRRERQKQHYWVPEREKKQIERHIHRTSHAREFTDKPWRQPRLFSETTLPKIVLEEESIPQAQKRRQAHERELLQIKDHRERMIRGRELLQQRLKDRILRKSPSQIPLPEKRDQVKKQKKEFEKVVAYPLVQPSCTSRIKVDVLMEKSQDEEDLSTIIKPFGRRFLAVPPFLRTQIGKIKDL; this is encoded by the coding sequence ATGGTGGAGAGAATGAAAAAAGACACAGGTgatgaaacaaagacaaaagtgcAAGAGgaaccaccatcaccatcaccaccaccaccaccaccaccacgcagagagagacagaaacagcatTACTGGGTgcctgagagagagaagaagcaaaTAGAAAGGCACATTCATAGAACAAGCCATGCCAGAGAATTTACAGACAAACCCTGGAGACAGCCACGACTCTTCAGTGAAACAACACTACCCAAAATTGTGCTAGAGGAGGAAAGCATCCCACAAGCACAGAAAAGAAGGCAGGCACACGAGAGAGAACTGCTCCAAATTAAAGATCACCGGGAGCGCATGATTCGAGGGAGGGAACTTCTACAGCAAAGGctcaaagacagaatcttgagAAAAAGCCCGAGTCAGATCCCACTTCCTGAGAAGCGTGATCaagtgaagaaacagaaaaaagagtTTGAGAAGGTAGTTGCATACCCACTAGTCCAGCCATCCTGTACCAGTAGGATTAAAGTAGATGTTCTTATGGAAAAATCTCAGGATGAAGAGGACTTGAGCACAATTATAAAACCTTTTGGAAGGAGATTCTTAGCTGTACCACCCTTTTTGAGAACTCaaataggaaaaataaaggaTCTGTAA